GGCCCAGGCTGCCCTGAACCAGGGGCGTAGCGTGCTGCTCCTGGCTCCGGAAGTGGCTTTGTCCGCCCAGATCTGGAACGAGGTGAATCGCCGGTTTCCAGGAACACCCCGGCACTGGTATCATGGCTCGCTGGCGGCAGGGACAAAGCTGGCCGTTTTTCGCGCCCTGGGTCATCAGGCCACACCCCAGATTGTGGTGGGCACCCGGTCGGCGCTGTTCTTGCCTTTTGCCAACCTGGGGCTGATCGTTCTGGATGAGGAGCACGACGCCTCCTACAAGCAGGATGAGGGCTTCACCTACCAGGCCAAGGAAGTGGCCTTTTTTCGGATCAGGCAACACGGCGGTCTGTTGCTGCTGGGCTCGGCCACCCCGGACATCAAAAGCTTTCACGCTGCGGAACAGGGTGATATCGGCCGACTCAGCTTGCGGCACCGGGTCAGCCACAGGCCACTGCCGGAGATACAGCTCGTGGACATGCGCCCGGAACCCCGTTCCGTGCCTTTGTCCTCACTATGTCGTACCGAACTGACAGGGGTTCTGGAACGAGGTGAGCAGGCCATGTTTTTGCTCAATCGGCGTGGATTCGCTCCACTGGTCTCCTGTCTGGACTGTGGCACAGCCCCCAAGTGTCCGCGTTGCGAGGTTGGCCTGACCTACCACAAGGGTTGGGAGCGCCTGCTTTGCCATTACTGCGGCCACGCCCAAGCTTTCCCTCTGGGTTGTGGACAGTGCGGGGGCACCCGTTTCCTGCCCATGGGCGAGGGGACCGAGGGATTGGAAGAGTACCTGGAAAATCAGGGGGCCACCGGAGAGGGCATTGTCCGATTGGATCGGGACAGCACCAAGCTGAAAGGGAGCATGGAGCAGATCCTGGAGGCCTTTGGTCAGGGGCGGGCCCAGGTGATGGTTGGAACCCAGATGCTCAGCAAGGGGCATCATTTTCCCAACGTGACCATGGTTGTGGCCGTGGACGGGGATGTGGGCCTGAACCTTCCGGATTACAGGGCCGCGGAAAAGACGTTTCAGCTGCTGGTCCAGCTGGCGGGGCGGGCCGGACGCGGGGACCGCCCCGGTCGGGTGTTGATCCAGACTCGCAATCCGGAGCACCCCTGCTGGGAGCATATCCGCACCGGAAACTACGAAGGATTTTTTGCCCAGGAATTGGAACGTCGCCGCAAATTCGCCTATCCGCCCTTTGTCAAGCTAGCCATGATTCGACTGAGCTTTCCTCGCGAATGGGAGAACGGCCCGGCCTTGGTGGCCGCGGCCGGAGAGCATCTGCGTCAGGAAGCAGACCGCCTGGGCCTGCGTGTTCTTGGCCCGGCCCCGGCCCCCCTGGGCCTGCTTAATGGCCGCAAGCGCTTTCAATGCCTGCTCAAAGCCATGTCCTGGCAATCCCTGCGCGAAATCTACACCAGCCTGCGAGCCTCACTTCCCGCCTCTTCCCCCCTGCGCGCGACATTGGATCTGGATCCAGTGAATATGCTCTAAATGATTCCGGTGAGATCGATGCACATGGTACGGGAAGTCTTCTTCAGGCTGTCACCACCGCTCTGCACCGGACCCATGCCTGTCGTTTTTTAATTGAACCCACCTTTCAACATTCTGCTATATTTCATTTTTTTGTACTTGGCTGATATTCGGTTTTATGGGTTTGATTCACAGCAGTGTTGTCCGGTTAATCGGACAACACTGCTATCCTGCTACAGTTGAGAATTTCTCATGGACAGGTCTAGGAGCTTGATATACATTCTCTAACCTGGATCACTCTCAGGAGCCACTTCGGACAGTGATCGTGAAGATCTAGGAGCCAACTGCACATATGAGAAGAACATACCAATGACTTGGTACATTGCCGCGCCGATCATCGCCGTCGTCCTACTCCTGAACATGACGGGACCCCTTGATGCTTTTGATCAAGCCGACCTGGATCAATTGCGGGGGAGCAGACAGTGTCCGAATTGCAATTTGAGCGGGGCGAACCTGAGCGGAGCAAGACTGAACAGGGCCGACCTCAGCGAAGCTAATCTGCGCAACGCCGACCTGAGTTGGGCCAATCTCAACGGTGCTAGGCTGGTGGGAGCCGATCTGAGCCAGGCCGACCTGAGCAGTGCCAACCTGAGCTGGTCCGACCTGAGCGGAGCGAACCTGACCGAAACAACCCTGACCCGAGCCAACCTGACAGGGGCCAAACTCAGCGGGGCCGCCTGGATCGATGGACGCGAATGCGCCGAAGGCTCCATAGGGGTATGCGGTTGATCACGCTCCGTCCGTAGGGCAGGTCCACGCCGTCTCGGCCGTCCTGGCACCTTGTTTGAAAAAGCGACACCCGGAAATCAGCATGACCCAAGGAGCAATGAAATGGCCTCTTTCAAGTGCGACAACTGCGGAAACACTCTTGAAGCAGCAACGCCGCCGGAAATCTGCCCGGCATGCTCGAAAAAGTGTTCATTCGTGGATGTGACCTGCTACACTCCGGAATGTGGCGGACCGGATTCCCAGAACATCAACCCAACCATGTTTCAAAAAAAGAACGCGTCTGACAAAACTCAAGGCTAACCTCACCCAGATCCAGACTACCCATTCACCCCGGCTACTTGTTTCCAGCTGTCAGGGGCCGCTTCAGCTCAAATTTCTGTCCATGCATTCGGAGGTGAATCCATGAAACGAAAGACGAGCGCACTCCCCATGCTGCTTACGCTTTTGCTTGTGGCTTTTTATGCCCATTGCGGACGTGAGACGTCCATCGCGGATGCCGGAGAGTCTCGCATCCATCGCACGGTCATCATGTCCGGTTTAAGCAATCCATGGGATTTGGCCTTTGCTTCGGACGGGGCCATGCTCTTCACGGAAAAATGCCGGGGGCTCTTCGTGCGGACGTCGGATGGCACGGTTCGGCATTTGTTTGGAAACCGCGGCGCGACTCTGGAGGCGGACGATTTTTTTTGCCGTGGACAGAGTGGCATGTTGGGCGTGGCCCTGGATCCGGCATTCGCGGAGAATCGCCGGGTTTTCGTGTTCATGGCCTCGCAGGCCAATAGGGTGAGGACCAACCGCGTCGTGCGTCTCACTGTGGACGAGACGTACGTCACTGTCTCGGATCGTATGGACATTATTGATGATATTCCCTTCAAACAGTCCTTCAGCCGCTGGGGCCGGGCAGGGGCGCACAGCGGAGGACGAATTCGGTTCAGTCCGACTGACGGCTACCTGTATGTCGCCACCGGCGACAACCATGAAGGCCGGTTGCCCCAGGATCTTTCCCGCCTGGGGGGCAAGGTGCTGCGGGTGGATGGTGATGGCCGGGCCGCAGCGGGCAATGCCATCCCGGCCGATGGTGATCCGCGTATTTTCACCCACGGGCACCGCAATGTGCAGGGCCTCGCCTTTCATCCGGAAACGGGCCGGCCCTTTGCCTGCGAACACGGTCCGGCTCATGACGACGAGGTTACGCCCCTGTCTCCCGGCGGCAATGGCGGCTGGGACCCGGCGCCCTTGCCGGGAGTCTCGTGTTGGCACGACTACTGCGGCTACACCTCCAACAATCCTGAAGGCCGACCCACGCCCATGACGGATCTGAACCGATTCCCCGATGCCCTGCAGCCATCCTGGAACAATCGCGGTGATTCGGAGGGAATGGGGCCCTGCGTCTTCCTGGAAGGTCCGCACTGGCAGGACTGGGAAGGGCGGCTGGCTGTGGGGTTTCTGCGCGGGGCGCGCATTGAGCTGTTGACGTTGGACGCCGCGGACATGACCACGGAGGCAATCGTCATCCCCGGTCTGCCGTCCCAGCGCATGCGCTCCCTGGTCCTGGGGCCGGATGGGGCGCTTTATGTCGCCACCGACGGAGGGGGAATCTGGCGGTTGGAGTCAATATGAGTCGAACCGGAGGAAGACAGCTCACGGACCTGAAGAACATCGGCAAGAAGATTGCCGGGCGGCTGAACGAGGCCGGAATTTTCACCGAGGACGATCTGCGGCGCTTGGGCGCGGCCGAGGCGCACCGGAAGATCAAGGAGCGCCACCCGGCGGAGACGCTGCCGGTGTGCTACTACCTGTACTCCTTCGAAGGGGCGCTGACCGACATGCACTGGAACGCAATCGGCGAGGCGCGCAAGCGGGAGCTCCAGGCCCAAATCAGTGGGTGACGCCGCCTGGACGGGCCATGCCGATATCCTACTAACGGGACGGTCTGACCTGGAGCACACCGACGCTGTTCTGGCCTTCCGGCCCGCCAAAGGTCTCCAGGCTCAGGGAGGCATCGACACCATGTCCGGCAACCACCCAGACCGCATTGCGGTTGCCGCGTTCTTGTTCAGGAAGCTCCTCACGGACGATCTCCCAGCCGTGGGCAGTGAAGCCCGTGGAAAAGAACTCCAGAACCTGGGGCCAGGGGGTGGTAAAGGTGAAATTCACGAAGTGCGTATTCAGGACTTTGCGGTTGTTGCCGACGGTGAACTCCTCGAGGAACGGCAGCTTGGCGGCAACGTCCCCCGGCAGTTCGAGTCCATGGGCCGCTGCCGTGTTTTCCGGGTGCGCGGCGATAACGGATAGGGGGGTAAGCGACAGGGCAAACAGGGCAAACAGGGTCAGTTTGCTGATGAACAAGCGAAATGGGGACATGATGAAGACCTCCGGATGAAAGGAATCGCGGATTCTACCGCGTGGTGAATCCACAACATTGTTTACGTAACTGAGTGTTGAAAAAGTCCTTATCTGGCAGTCCGTTCAAAAACCCCAAGTGCAAGGAGCAAAAAAAGTTATCCGGACACGTCCTGTGTCCGGCCCCTCCGGGCTGTGGCTTCGCCACATTTTCGATTGCCGTCCTGGCAATCGAATCAAGATCGAAGCGTATTTATTCATACGTGAGAGTTTGAACTGTTTGTAGCGACGCAGCAATTGGGGGTTTTTCAACGGACTGGTAACGAGGAATGTATGATCAGGTTGAATAATACCGTGATCCCGGATGATGAGACTGATACGCTGATTCCCGGGCATGCGCAAAGCGATGAAACGGGGAAAACAACTGAGCCCGACGCGGAAAGCGGCTCCACGGATGTGTTGCAGGGCATTATCGCCATTTTGGACAGTCTGGATGAATGGCAAAAAGACCGGGAAAGGAAGGGGTCCTGATGTTTTCCCTCATGTTCGTGCCAAGTGGCATCCTTCGACAGCGCTCCGCGCCAATCCTGCCCCGGCCTGTTCGTACATATTGAAGGCCGTGCAGACACCGATGGCCGAGAGTTCCTCCACTTCCTCGGGGAATCGAGCAATGGCCGCCACTTGGCAATTGAAGCCCAGGTTGCGCAGTTGTTGGGCCGCATAGAGGTTGCCCTGGTGGTTGGGCATGGCCAGGATGACCAACTCCAACCTGATGTCCTTGCGCAGTTTCAGCCAGAACTCCGTATCGCAGGCATCGCCCAGGATCACGTTACGGCCCTGGGTGCGGTTGAAATCAACCCGATCCGGGGCGTGTTCCACGCCACAAATTTGCTTGCCATAGGTTTTTTGCAGCTCATCGTAGGCACCTGAACCGATACGGCCCATTCCCAGAACGACGGCCTTGACCTCGCCCAGGTCGATGGGCATGTCGTGAGGGTGGCAATAATCCCGCTCAAACCGGCACAACCAGGTGAGTAGCCGGCGATAGACGAACTCGGAATGGGTGCTCAGCGGGGAGGAGAGGGCAAAGCTGATGCTCACGGTCATGGCCGTGATCAATAGCCAATCACCGGAGAGCATTCCCTGACCCACGGCGATGGCCGCGACGATCAAACCGAACTCTGAGTAATTGGTCAGGGTCAACGAGGCGAAGAGGCTGGAGCGCGACCGCATTCCGAAACGGCTGACAATGAGATGGTAGACGCCCGTCTTCACGGGAAGAATCAGACAAAGCAGCACGGAGGCAAACAGCATTTCCAGTGTGGGCAGGCCCGTCATGCCGATGGAGAGAAAAAATCCCACCAGCATCAGTTCCTTGAAACCAAACAGAGCCTTGGACAGCTCCGAGGCCCGGGGATGCCCGGCGATCATCACGCCCACCACCAACGCACCGAGGTCCGGCTTCAGTCCGACCAGGGAAAAACCTTCGGCTCCGACGCCCAGGGCGATGAACAGGCCGCACAAAATGAACAATTCGCCCCGTCCAGCCAGGTCCAGGAGCCGGTAAAGCACTGGCCGCAAAAAAGGAAGGGCGAGCACGCCCAAGGCCCAGACGCTTGGTGCCTTGCCCTCGGAAACGCTCAGAAAAAGCACGGCGAAGAGATCCTGCATGATCAGAATCCCGATGGCGATTCGACCGTAAAATGCCGTCAAATCGCCTTTTTCCTCCAGTACCTTGACCGCGAACACCGTACTGGAAAAAGACAGGGCAAAACCCAGGACCAGAATCGTCTGCCAGGACATGTCCAGCAGTGGAGTATCCAGCCAGTATTGCCCCAAAAACAGAATGCCGCACATCAAGGCCGTGGTCAAAATCATCTGAACCGTGGCGCTGGCCCATATCTCGGCCTTGAGCAGACCGCGGACATCCAGCTTCAATCCAATGGAAAACAACAGCAGCTTAATGCCCAGATCCGCCACCAAATCCAGTCCTGAAGGCGGCAGAAGCCCGACCATGTTGTAGGCGAACCCGGCCACGAGGAACCCGACCATGGGCGGCAGGCCGATCCGGGTCAATGCCAGGCCGAATAGAAACGCGAAGCTGACAAGAATAACGAGCATTGCATATTCTCCAAAGGCGACGAGAAGCAGGGGAAACAGGAATCAGCGGGGTCAGGGTAATCCGCGACGGCCACGTCGCCATGCGGCTTGTGACAAAACCCCGAGCAAACATCAAGAAAGATCTGCCTTTTGGGGAGCGGTTCGTCTTGCGTGACGGTCCCTCCGGGCGTAATGAGTCCATCGGAATGGCTTGCGAAATGAACCGTCAAACCAGGACAAGGAGCAACCCGCACATGCGCATCGTGATCATCGGGGCCGGGGAGATCGGCTTCCACGTGGCTCAGCGCCTTTCCAAGGAACACAAGGATGTGGTGGTCATCGACAAGAATCCGGAGACGCTGAGGAGGATCAGCGATCACCTGGACGTGCAGACCATCGAAGGTTCCGGGAGCAGCCCGGTGATTCTGGAGCAGGCCGGAATAGTGCAGGCCAGGTTGTTGCTGGCGGTTACGGACAGTGACGAGGCTAACCTCACAGCCTGTCTGTTCGCGCGGGCTCTAGCCCCGGAATTGACCAAACTGGCTCGGATCCGCAACCAGGAATATCTGCACTACAAATCTACCTTGACCAGGGAAATCCTGAACATCGCCCACGTGATCAATCCGGATCAGGAGGTGGTCCGCGCCCTGGAGCGGATGCTGGAGATTCCCGGGGCCATGGAGGTCAATACTTTTGCCGGGGGGCGGGTCAAGCTGATCGGGGTCAGACTCTGCCCGGACAGCCCATTGATCGGCCTGCGTCTCATGGATATCCCGGACCGTTATCGGGATAACCGGTTCATCGTCGCGGCCATTGTCCGTGACGAACGGCTGCTGATTCCCACCGGTCCCGATACACTGCGCCGGGAAGACGTGGTTTACTTCATCTGTGCCGACACACAGGTCGAGCACGTCTTGCCCCTGTTTTCCCCCTGCACCACCAAAGTCCGCAACGTCATGATCATCGGCGGCGGCGGTGTAGGACTTCTGGCTGCCCAGGCCCTGGAGCGCAATGGTTTTTCCGTCAAGCTTATTGAACGCGATCCGCAACGCTGTGAACAACTGGCCGGCGCACTGGAAAAGACCATCGTGCTCCACGGCGACGGTTCGGACGGAGACCTGCTTCAGGAGGAGGGCATCCGGGAAACCGACGCCTTCATCGCCCTGACCGGCGGTGAAGAGACCAACGTCCTGCTTTCTCTCCTGGCCAAACGAATGGGGGCGGACAAGACCATCACCCGGATCAACAAGTTCGCCTACATCCCCCTGGCCAGGGCCATCGGCCTGGAGAACGTGATCAGTCCCCGGATTGCCGCGGTCCACACCATTTTCCGCCATGTCCGCCGAGGCAAGGTCATTTCCTCGGTCCTCATCCGCGGTGAAGAGGCTGAGGCTTTGGAGGCCATGGCCCAGGAAAAAACGCCCATCGTCCACAAGCCGATAAAAGATCTGCACTTTCCCAAGGGCGCGCTGATCCTCTGCGTGATCCGTGGCGAAGAAGTGATCATTCCGGACGGAGCCAGTGTGATCCTCCCCGGAGACAGAATCGTGATCCTTTGCTCCAGGGCGAACATTGCCAAAGTGGAGCGGGCGTTGGCCGTCAAACTGGAATACATCTGATCATCAAGCACACGTCACAAAACACCTTGAGGAATAGCAATGCACTGGCGAGGCATCTTCTCCTACACCGGCGCGATTATCGCCGCCGTGGGCCTGCTCATGCTCCCGGCCCTGGTGTGTTCGCTGTATTACGGTGACGCGGGCGTCGCGCCCCTGCTGTTGTCCATGGTTTCGGTCAGCCTCGCGGGGTTGGCCCTGTACCTGGTTTGGCGCAAGCACGCCCCGGAAACTGTGAACAGCCGGGAAGCCATGACCATCGTGGCCCTGTGCTGGATCAGCGCCGGGCTTGTCGGGGCCTTGCCGTTCCATCTCGGCGGCGTGTTCGACTCCTTTACGGACGCCTTTTTCGAGTCGGTCTCGGGGTTCACCACCACGGGCTCATCCGTGCTCACGGACATCGAAGCCGTGGCTCCGGGCCTGCTCTTCTGGCGCAGCCTGACCCAATGGATCGGCGGCATGGGCATCATCGTTCTGTCCGTGGCCGTGCTGCCCATTCTCGGAGTGGGCGGCATGCACCTTTACCGGGCCGAATTTTCCGGCGGCAGGCAGGATCGGATCAAGCCCCGGGTCCGGGCAGCGGCCCTGTCGTTGTGGAAGGTCTATCTACTGTTTTCCACTGTGTTGGTGGTTCTGCTGCTACTGGGCGGGATGAATCTCTTCGACGCCCTGTGCCATATGTTCGCCACCATTGCCACAGGCGGCTACTCCACCAAGAATCTTTCCATGGGCCATTACCAGAGTGCTTATCTGCATCTGGTGGTTACGATGTTCATGTTCCTGGGGGCGATCAACTTCGCCCTGCATTACCAAGCCTTGCGCGGACGTCCCCTGGCCTTGTGGAGCAATTCCGAGGCTCGATTTTTCACTGTGCTCACACTGGGAACCGTCACCGTGATTGCCCTGACGCTTTGGGCGCAGCAAACCTATGAAACCCTGGGCGAGGCTTTCCTGTTCAGCGCTTTCAACCTGGTCTCCATCATCACCACCACCGGCTATGCCACAGCGGACTTTGCCCTCTGGCCGCCTCTGGCCGCGGCGCTTCTCTTCGTGGCCATGTTCATCGGCGGATGCGCCGGGTCCACTTCCGGAGGGGTGAAGTGCATGCGCGTCCTCCTGGTGGCCAAGCATATGTACAGGGAAGGCTTCCGGGTCATCCATCCCCAGGCCGTGGTCCTGGTCAAGATGAGCGGCAAGCGGGTGGAGGAAAGCGTTGTCAGCGGAATTTGTGGGTTTCTGGGGCTGTTCGCGGCTCTGTACTTGGTGCTGTCCCTGCTGCTGGCGGCCATGGGATTGGACCTGGTCACTTCCTTCAGCGCGGCCATCGCAGCCATGGGCAACATCGGCCCAGGCTTTGGCAGTGTAGGTCCTGCTGAAAATTTCGCCCACCTACCCGACGCGGCCAAATGGCTGCTGGCCTGGGGCATGCTCCTGGGTCGCCTGGAACTGTACGCCGTAATTATCTTTCTGTTTCCGGCCTTCTGGAGGGCGTGAGGGGCACGGTCCGGAGAGGCACTTTTCTCTCTTTTGAGAGATCAGCGTCCAGCATCAGCTTCATGGCTGCATGTAGGGGAAGTGCCCCATGCCCTGATACCTCGCGGTCCTGGTGCAGGCAGCATCAAGAGAAAGTCGATGAAGGTGGTCTTTGCGAGTGCCAACCTGGGCGATACAGGGAAAGATTCGGTGAAATGGCGGACTGGCTCGACTCCTCCGAGACGTGCTGGAGTCAATCCTGCTCGTTTTCAGCCATGGGAAAGTCCACCTTGATCTTGTAGGTCTTTTCCGCGGGCAGGTTCAGGATTTCGATGCCGGTCTTGGCCGTGATCTCGGCCAGGGTTTCGCGGACCTTGTCCACCCCGGGCGCGATCATGGTGAACCAAACGTTGTACATGTGTTGGCGCAGGTAATTGTGGGTCACGCCGGGGTGGCGGTTTACCTCGGCCGTGAACAGATCCAGTTTGCCCTCCGGGACCTGGGCCGCGCAGAGGGTGCTGGTCCAGCCCAGCTTGCGGGATTGGAAGTTGGCCCCAATCCGGCGGATGATGCCCTTGCCCTTGAGGGCCCGGACCCGGGCCAGGGCTTCGGCCTCAGTCAGGCCGAACTGTTCACCGATCCGGGCGTAGGGTCGCGGATCCAGGGGGAAGTCGGTCTGGATCAGGTCCAGGATTTTTTTGTCTACGGCGTCCATTGGTTTGTTCCTCGGAGGTCTGTCCCTCGGGCTATTGCGCTTCGGCCTTCTTCGGTTGATAGGTGCACAGCGGTTCCTCGGCCAAATAGTGGCCACTCATGGTCTGGGCTCGAGCCCGACACCCGGCGCAGACCTTATGGTACTCGCAGACCCCGCACTTTCCCTGGTAGGTCTTCTGGTCGCGAAATTCCAGAAACTGTTTTGATTTTTTCCAGATTTCCGGAAACGGCGTGATTTTGGTCTGGCCGCAGTCCAGATCCAGGTAGCCGCAAGGCTGGACCTGGCCGGTGTGGGAGATGAAGCAGAACCCCGTACCGCCCAGACAGCCCCGGCTGACCGCGTCCAGGCCAAAGTTGTCCATGGTCACCGGGATTCCCTCCTCTTTGGCCCTTTGACGCATTATGCGCAGGTAGTGGGGCGCGCAGGTGGCCTTGAGCTGCATGGAGGTGGTCTTGCGGAAATCGTAAAACCAGTTGAGCACTTCTTCGTATTCCTCGCCGGTAATCACTTCCCGGCCCAGGTTCGCGCCTCGCCCCGTGGGCACCAGCAGGAAAATATGCCAGGCTACGGCACCCAGTTTTTCGGCCAGGTGGAAGATTTCCTTGAACTGGCCCAGGTTGTTCCTGGTCACGGTGGTATTGATCTGGAAGGGCAGACCCACGGCCTTGAAATGCTCAATGGCCCGCAGGGCACCGTCAAATGCTCCCGGCACCCCGCGAAAGACATCGTGGCTGGCTGCATCCGGTCCGTCCAGGGAAATGCTGGCCCGCTGGATGCCGGCCGCTTTCATCTTCTTGGCCACATCCGCGGTGACCAGGGTACCGTTGGGGGCCATGACGCAGCGCAGACCCTTGGCATCGGCATAGGTGACCAACTCGAAGATGTCCGGTCGGAGCAGGGGTTCGCCACCAGTGAAAATGATGATCGGATCTCCGACTTCCGGAAATGTGTCGATCAAGGCCTTGGCTTCCTCGGTGGACAACTCGCCCGGATACGGCTCCATGTGCGCCTCGGCCCGGCAGTGTTTGCAGGCCAGATTGCAGGACCGGGTCACCTCCCAGGCGATCAGCCGACAGGGCGGCGAACCGTCAGACAGGGGTTTGGGCATGCCTGAGAGGCTTTTTGGGGCGCCCGTTGGGTGGCCGATAGGGCTGCTCCCTGAGTGTCCGGAAGATTGGACACCCTGAGAGGTGGAGTGATTTTTATCGATGGAGTGAGGATGCTGCATAGTGTTCAGAATGTAAGAGATGGAGTAAACGATTGCAGTGGGCTTAGGAAATCTCTCCGAGTAGTATTGCGGATTTGATCAAGAGAGACGCCTTCAATCACACCTTCTTTGTAGGCCTTGAACCTTTTTTCCGACTCTTCAGCCCATCTTTGCTCAATGTTCGCATCCTGATGATCCAGGCTATCCAATAGTGTCTCAACAAGGTGAATTTTTTCAATAGGCTTCAGGGATAGTGCTTTTGTCGTGACCTCATTGATCATCATAACCAACACTCCTGCAATAGCACATCGTGTAATTGTGACATATTCAGCCTGATAGGTATTCGCTATCGTATCCAATCCAGTACGTTTTCGGAATAATACGTCAGGATCAGGTCAGCCCCGGCCCGTTTGATGGCGGTCAGGGTTTCCAGGGCCACGGTTTGTTCGTCGATCCAGCCGTTTGCCGCGGCAGCCTTGATCATGGCGTACTCGCCGCTGACCTGGTAGGCGGCCAGGGGAACGTCCGTGGCTTCACGCAGGTCGCGGAGAATGTCCAGATAGGGCAGGGCCGGCTTGACCATCAAGAGATCAGCGCCCTCATCCAGGTCGGCCAGGGCTTCCCGGAGAGCTTCCCGGCGATTGCCCGGATCCATCTGATAGGTCTTGCGGTCTCCGAACTGAGGGGGGCTTTCCGCGGCCTCCCGAAACGGACCGTAAAAACTGGACGCGTACTTCACGGCATAGCTCATGATCGGCAGGTGGGTGAAACCCGCGTGGTCCAGGGCCTTGCGGATGGCCAGCACCCGGCCGTCCATCATGTCCGAGGGCGCGACCATGTCCGCACCGGCCCGGGCGTGGGACAAGGCAACCTTGGCCAGCAGTTCCAGGGTCGGGTCGTTAAGCACCTCTTCCTCGCAAACCAGACCGCAATGGCCATGGGAGGTGTACTCGCACAGACAGACGTCCGTCATCACACACAAGTCCGGATAGGACCGTTTCAAGGCGGCCACGGCCCGCTGCACGATGCCGTTTTCCGCCCAGCCCTGGGAGCCGGTGGGGTCCTTGGTCTTGGGGATGCCGAACAGGATGCAGGCCCCAAGCCCCATATCCACGGCCCGGCCAACCCGTTCCACCA
This Desulfonatronum thioautotrophicum DNA region includes the following protein-coding sequences:
- a CDS encoding TrkH family potassium uptake protein is translated as MHWRGIFSYTGAIIAAVGLLMLPALVCSLYYGDAGVAPLLLSMVSVSLAGLALYLVWRKHAPETVNSREAMTIVALCWISAGLVGALPFHLGGVFDSFTDAFFESVSGFTTTGSSVLTDIEAVAPGLLFWRSLTQWIGGMGIIVLSVAVLPILGVGGMHLYRAEFSGGRQDRIKPRVRAAALSLWKVYLLFSTVLVVLLLLGGMNLFDALCHMFATIATGGYSTKNLSMGHYQSAYLHLVVTMFMFLGAINFALHYQALRGRPLALWSNSEARFFTVLTLGTVTVIALTLWAQQTYETLGEAFLFSAFNLVSIITTTGYATADFALWPPLAAALLFVAMFIGGCAGSTSGGVKCMRVLLVAKHMYREGFRVIHPQAVVLVKMSGKRVEESVVSGICGFLGLFAALYLVLSLLLAAMGLDLVTSFSAAIAAMGNIGPGFGSVGPAENFAHLPDAAKWLLAWGMLLGRLELYAVIIFLFPAFWRA
- the ahbA gene encoding siroheme decarboxylase subunit alpha → MDAVDKKILDLIQTDFPLDPRPYARIGEQFGLTEAEALARVRALKGKGIIRRIGANFQSRKLGWTSTLCAAQVPEGKLDLFTAEVNRHPGVTHNYLRQHMYNVWFTMIAPGVDKVRETLAEITAKTGIEILNLPAEKTYKIKVDFPMAENEQD
- the ahbD gene encoding heme b synthase, with the translated sequence MQHPHSIDKNHSTSQGVQSSGHSGSSPIGHPTGAPKSLSGMPKPLSDGSPPCRLIAWEVTRSCNLACKHCRAEAHMEPYPGELSTEEAKALIDTFPEVGDPIIIFTGGEPLLRPDIFELVTYADAKGLRCVMAPNGTLVTADVAKKMKAAGIQRASISLDGPDAASHDVFRGVPGAFDGALRAIEHFKAVGLPFQINTTVTRNNLGQFKEIFHLAEKLGAVAWHIFLLVPTGRGANLGREVITGEEYEEVLNWFYDFRKTTSMQLKATCAPHYLRIMRQRAKEEGIPVTMDNFGLDAVSRGCLGGTGFCFISHTGQVQPCGYLDLDCGQTKITPFPEIWKKSKQFLEFRDQKTYQGKCGVCEYHKVCAGCRARAQTMSGHYLAEEPLCTYQPKKAEAQ
- a CDS encoding addiction module protein, with the protein product MMINEVTTKALSLKPIEKIHLVETLLDSLDHQDANIEQRWAEESEKRFKAYKEGVIEGVSLDQIRNTTRRDFLSPLQSFTPSLTF
- the hemB gene encoding porphobilinogen synthase — its product is MIELPITFHRGRRLRRTATLRGLVRETTLSRDDLIQPYFVVDSDDPNYVKPIGAMPGQSQLGLGKLVERVGRAVDMGLGACILFGIPKTKDPTGSQGWAENGIVQRAVAALKRSYPDLCVMTDVCLCEYTSHGHCGLVCEEEVLNDPTLELLAKVALSHARAGADMVAPSDMMDGRVLAIRKALDHAGFTHLPIMSYAVKYASSFYGPFREAAESPPQFGDRKTYQMDPGNRREALREALADLDEGADLLMVKPALPYLDILRDLREATDVPLAAYQVSGEYAMIKAAAANGWIDEQTVALETLTAIKRAGADLILTYYSENVLDWIR